One genomic region from Vitis riparia cultivar Riparia Gloire de Montpellier isolate 1030 chromosome 17, EGFV_Vit.rip_1.0, whole genome shotgun sequence encodes:
- the LOC117904039 gene encoding GTP-binding protein SAR1A yields the protein MSNNFGEKYCRSAGSNTKFITDYRFTEISCPFVLIIMKFLFMKVDAVVYLVDAYDKERFAESKKELDALLSDEALANVPFLVLGNKIDIPYAASEDELRYHLGLTNFTTGKGKVSLADSNVRPLEVFMCSIVRKMGYGDGFKWLSQYIK from the exons ATGTCCAACAATTTCGGAGAGAAATATTGCCGATCAGCCGGCTCCAACACAAAATTCATAACCGATTATCGGTTTACGGAAATTTCG TGCCCATTTGTTTTAATCATCATGAAATTTCTGTTCATGAAGGTGGATGCAGTTGTTTACCTGGTGGATGCCTATGACAAGGAAAGATTTGCAGAGTCGAAAAAAGAGCTGGATGCTCTCCTCTCCGACGAGGCCTTGGCCAATGTTCCATTCCTTGTTCTGGGCAACAAGATCGATATCCCATACGCTGCCTCAGAAGATGAGCTGCGTTACCACCTGGGTCTAACAAACTTCACCACAGGCAAGGGAAAGGTAAGCCTGGCTGACTCAAATGTCCGTCCCCTCGAGGTATTCATGTGCAGCATCGTCCGCAAAATGGGTTATGGAGATGGCTTCAAGTGGCTCTCCCAGTACATCAAGTAG